Proteins encoded by one window of Arachis ipaensis cultivar K30076 chromosome B04, Araip1.1, whole genome shotgun sequence:
- the LOC110262459 gene encoding F-box/kelch-repeat protein At3g23880-like: MERNQLGMNDILPQELIDRIFLRVPAKDLFRLRFVSKLWHSFISDRHFAESHYNFHSASSRSLFLVKDYTNACCVPLDTLFDVAAAPPTFKEVSLPSRKTPYSLFSLLGSCRGFLLLEEKPANFLVIWNPLTGSSKTISYSHIASEIQPDDAFRYGFGFDASRDDYLIVLSWLDNYNQHRLVCFSLRTNSWINLDAALPKPLGRWKQRKRSDLFLHGAIHWLCCSSEDYIDDDILIFDLKERSFSKISIPKQLVGCYPIYLITLGGCLALCSDDKHKTEIWVMKEYKVPSSWILMYKIPYGNNVPICMSNGSDIIALNCTMRYSKLRFVKYNVNGELLNYSPLPFSEYKYFYRSSCVYTESLFPFPGDIKDRNKKNKTGQECFEQHDDVVKD; encoded by the exons ATGGAGAGGAATCAGCTGGGCATGAATGACATCCTCCCTCAGGAGCTCATTGACCGAATCTTTCTAAGGGTACCCGCCAAAGACCTGTTTCGCCTCAGATTCGTTTCAAAACTTTGGCACTCTTTCATTTCCGATCGACACTTTGCGGAATCGCATTACAACTTCCACTCCGCATCTTCCCGTTCGCTCTTCTTGGTAAAAGACTATACTAATGCTTGCTGTGTTCCCTTAGACACGCTATTTGATGTTGCAGCAGCACCACCAACATTCAAAGAGGTATCTCTCCCTTCCAGGAAGACGCCATATTCTCTTTTTAGTCTCTTGGGATCCTGCAGAGGTTTTCTTCTCTTAGAGGAAAAACCAGCTAATTTTCTTGTTATATGGAATCCACTGACCGGATCCAGCAAAACAATATCTTACTCTCATATCGCCTCAGAGATCCAGCCCGATGATGCATTTCGATATGGATTTGGTTTCGATGCATCACGTGATGACTATTTAATAGTTCTATCTTGGCTTGATAACTACAACCAACACCGCTTAGTTTGCTTTTCGTTGAGAACCAATTCATGGATTAATCTCGATGCAGCACTCCCCAAACCCCTGGGTAGGTGGAAGCAGCGGAAACGTTCTGATTTGTTCTTACATGGTGCTATTCATTGGTTGTGTTGTTCTAGTGAAGATTACATTGATGATGATATTCTTATCTTTGATTTGAAGGAGAGGAGTTTCTCAAAGATATCTATACCAAAACAACTCGTAGGGTGTTACCCCATCTATCTCATCACACTAGGAGGGTGCCTAGCCTTGTGTTCGGATGACAAGCATAAAACTGAGATATGGGTTATGAAAGAATATAAAGTGCCGTCATCTTGgattttaatgtataagattCCTTATGGTAACAATGTGCCTATATGCATGTCCAATGGAAGTGACATTATTGCGCTAAATTGTACTATGCGGTATTCCAAGTTAAGATTTGTCAAATATAACGTCAATGGAGAGCTTCTAAATTATTCTCCTCTACCTTTTTCTGAATATAAATACTTCTATAGAAGTTCCTGTGTATACACAGAGAGTCTCTTTCCATTTCCGGGTGACATTAAGGATAGGAATAAGAAGAATAAAACTG GCCAAGAATGTTTTGAACAACATGATGATGTTGTCAAAGATTAG